The Roseofilum casamattae BLCC-M143 genome has a segment encoding these proteins:
- a CDS encoding Uma2 family endonuclease, giving the protein MKVTVDIPAIALQELVAPTLSEQRITLHNISWQQYETLLTTLSPSPSLRLSYNQGLLEIMGTSTQHEIIKSLIRRLLETYASVEDLDFYSYGSATFRSEVAARGLEADESYCIGERRDVPDLAIEVVITSGGIDKLDIYQGLEIPEVWFWQNDGFTLYQLIDSATGYREIERSQLLPNLDISLLSQFMDPDREPQMVRAYHQALGQL; this is encoded by the coding sequence ATGAAAGTTACAGTTGATATTCCGGCGATCGCGCTACAAGAATTAGTCGCTCCAACTCTGAGCGAACAGCGCATTACATTGCATAATATTTCTTGGCAACAGTACGAAACTCTGCTAACGACACTCTCTCCGTCCCCAAGCTTACGCCTGAGCTATAACCAAGGACTATTAGAAATCATGGGAACTTCGACGCAACATGAAATTATTAAAAGCCTCATTCGGAGACTGCTGGAAACTTATGCCTCAGTCGAAGATCTCGATTTTTATAGCTATGGTTCTGCTACGTTTCGCAGTGAAGTGGCGGCCAGAGGTTTAGAAGCTGATGAAAGTTATTGTATCGGAGAACGGCGAGACGTTCCCGATCTGGCGATCGAAGTCGTTATTACCAGTGGTGGTATTGATAAACTAGATATCTATCAAGGATTGGAAATTCCAGAAGTTTGGTTTTGGCAGAACGACGGTTTTACTCTCTATCAATTGATTGATTCCGCTACCGGATATCGAGAAATCGAACGCAGCCAACTGCTACCAAATTTAGATATTAGTCTCTTATCTCAGTTTATGGATCCGGATCGGGAACCGCAAATGGTTCGCGCTTACCATCAAGCGTTAGGTCAATTATAG